In Eucalyptus grandis isolate ANBG69807.140 chromosome 4, ASM1654582v1, whole genome shotgun sequence, the following proteins share a genomic window:
- the LOC108959203 gene encoding G-type lectin S-receptor-like serine/threonine-protein kinase At1g11410: protein MKLFASDSCCIHFRNICNFQVLVPSFTARTLVKTTMVATMISVSAVVLLLLAFLMYCLRLVRKRDRRGRNHLFGVATSSTYFNEIPGLEVLDSKGRRKIDIPVFDFETVAAATSNFSFANKLGQGGFGSVYKVINLPIQLNPNGDWILICIFFQLQLSVPYGE, encoded by the exons ATGAAACTGTTTGCTTCTGATAGTTGTTGCATTCATTTCCGTAACATTTGCAACTTCCAAGTTCTTGTGCCTTCTTTTACAGCTCGTACTCTTGTCAAGACGACAATGGTGGCAACGATGATATCGGTATCTGCAGTAGTGTTGCTGCTCTTAGCCTTTCTTATGTACTGCCTTCGGCTGGTGAGGAAAAGAG ATAGAAGAGGGCGTAATCATCTATTTGGTGTTGCCACAAGCTCAACATATTTCAATGAAATTCCAGGTCTGGAAGTCCTCGACAGCAAAGGTAGGCGAAAAATAGATATACCGgtctttgattttgaaactgTAGCTGCAGCCACaagcaatttttcctttgccaaTAAGCTTGGCCAAGGCGGTTTTGGATCTGTATATAAGGTAATTAATCTCCCTATTCAACTGAATCCAAATGGTGATTGGATATTAATATGTATATTCTTCCAACTTCAATTGTCTGTCCCTTATGGGGAATGA